Proteins encoded within one genomic window of Aerococcus viridans:
- a CDS encoding immunity protein Imm33 domain-containing protein — MTKQLIPNGGNCLASVALLEGKQPLLWAFREKSLMPSDSGWRFFAVTDTQTEIMDGKSVLLVDINKIAELEPTVAGIYWYPEGADFQLASKDGSKYFVYNDTFERVVPATNYKDLPRSSKAFVQHFKEAKETLTTNAMAESLQLTAEKVDMLKLLDLMHTSDAGNLSDIEIFLNTGLLLGFVDMRNKALHMTLSDGQLDDIVGTMMDYFNLNREKAVAYVYHYANLKHDGTAVAEQQLTMYGGKMYEWLKVDDFHAIKNEYANLVMHHRKAKMV; from the coding sequence ATGACCAAGCAATTGATTCCAAACGGCGGTAATTGTTTAGCTTCGGTAGCACTACTTGAAGGTAAGCAGCCATTATTATGGGCCTTCCGTGAAAAGAGCTTGATGCCAAGTGATAGTGGTTGGCGTTTTTTTGCTGTGACGGATACGCAAACTGAAATTATGGACGGAAAGAGCGTACTTCTTGTCGATATTAATAAAATTGCTGAGCTGGAACCAACTGTAGCGGGTATTTATTGGTATCCAGAAGGAGCTGATTTTCAGTTAGCCAGTAAAGATGGCAGCAAATATTTCGTGTACAACGATACTTTCGAAAGAGTAGTACCGGCAACCAACTACAAAGACTTACCACGTTCGTCAAAAGCCTTCGTACAACATTTTAAAGAAGCCAAGGAAACATTAACGACTAATGCCATGGCTGAAAGCTTACAATTAACTGCTGAAAAAGTGGATATGCTAAAACTATTAGATTTAATGCATACAAGCGATGCAGGTAATCTATCAGATATAGAAATCTTTCTTAATACGGGTTTATTATTAGGCTTCGTAGATATGCGAAATAAAGCCCTACATATGACCTTATCAGATGGGCAATTGGATGATATTGTGGGCACTATGATGGATTATTTTAATCTAAATCGAGAGAAAGCTGTTGCCTACGTTTACCATTACGCTAACTTAAAGCATGATGGAACAGCGGTTGCTGAACAACAATTGACGATGTATGGTGGCAAAATGTATGAGTGGTTAAAAGTGGATGACTTTCATGCAATCAAAAATGAATATGCTAACCTAGTGATGCATCATCGCAAAGCCAAAATGGTTTAG
- a CDS encoding ABC transporter ATP-binding protein encodes MSALVQISDLTVRKNETVILDRISCDWQLGDFILLTGDSGSGKSTFIHTIAGFNGASFQGNVVMDGQRMSDYTIPEKAQKIGLMFQNPGQQFTMRTLERECFFALENCGLPYDQAKVRLNQAVDDLGIRHLLQQDLMTLSGGEKQRAALAILIAVNPPVFLLDEPFASIDPSSRLFLINMLAKLRQQGKLIVVVDHELTDYKGLINRFFIMRDGQLSEADAANLPEKAPIPLLTSGQASSESAFTLENIAIKQGDKTLLHQEKFTFQKGVSTLTGDNGAGKSTLLKAMAQLHPYKGKMRFQDRRLSRFWGKKSLYESLTLAVQDAAQQFVTLEVASELRFPNEDAGEIRDRQMQALEDLNISHVLDRSLYHLSEGQKKMVQLIALLSLDHQFLMLDEPFAGLDLKASDYFADWIKDKKRDTDFLIVSHRLGPLESVSDHHIHLSNQVLKEV; translated from the coding sequence ATGAGTGCCTTAGTACAAATTAGTGACTTGACCGTCCGGAAAAATGAGACCGTCATCCTAGACAGGATTTCTTGTGATTGGCAGCTAGGCGATTTTATCTTACTGACAGGTGATAGTGGTAGCGGGAAAAGCACCTTCATCCATACCATAGCTGGCTTCAATGGTGCAAGTTTTCAAGGGAATGTTGTAATGGATGGCCAGCGGATGTCAGACTATACTATTCCAGAAAAAGCTCAGAAAATCGGGTTGATGTTTCAAAATCCGGGTCAACAATTTACCATGCGAACCCTGGAACGAGAATGCTTCTTTGCCTTAGAAAATTGCGGTCTACCTTATGATCAGGCCAAAGTACGCTTAAATCAAGCGGTTGACGATTTGGGTATCAGACATTTATTACAGCAAGACTTGATGACCCTGTCAGGTGGAGAGAAGCAGCGAGCGGCCTTAGCCATCTTGATTGCAGTCAATCCACCAGTTTTCTTATTAGACGAACCCTTTGCATCAATTGACCCATCATCTAGACTCTTCTTGATTAACATGTTGGCGAAATTAAGACAACAAGGCAAGTTGATTGTGGTGGTAGACCATGAGTTGACTGACTATAAGGGACTCATCAATCGATTCTTTATCATGCGAGACGGGCAACTTTCTGAAGCAGATGCAGCCAATTTGCCGGAGAAAGCGCCTATCCCATTGTTGACTAGTGGTCAAGCTAGCAGCGAATCAGCTTTCACCTTGGAAAATATTGCCATCAAACAAGGCGATAAAACCTTGCTTCACCAAGAAAAATTCACTTTTCAAAAGGGCGTATCCACCCTAACTGGCGATAATGGGGCGGGGAAATCGACTTTGTTAAAGGCCATGGCCCAGTTACACCCTTACAAGGGCAAGATGCGGTTTCAGGACCGGAGACTTTCAAGGTTTTGGGGCAAGAAAAGCTTATACGAATCGCTTACCTTGGCTGTTCAAGATGCAGCCCAACAATTTGTGACGTTGGAAGTGGCGAGTGAGTTACGGTTTCCAAATGAAGATGCTGGTGAAATTCGTGACCGACAGATGCAGGCACTTGAAGACTTGAATATCAGCCACGTTTTAGACCGAAGTTTATATCATTTAAGCGAGGGGCAGAAGAAGATGGTGCAATTAATCGCCTTGTTGAGTCTAGACCACCAGTTTTTAATGCTGGATGAGCCTTTTGCGGGTTTGGACCTGAAAGCCAGTGATTACTTTGCGGATTGGATTAAAGACAAGAAAAGAGATACGGATTTCTTGATTGTGTCTCATCGCCTTGGTCCGCTGGAAAGTGTAAGTGATCATCATATTCACTTGTCCAATCAAGTGCTGAAGGAGGTTTGA
- a CDS encoding deoxynucleoside kinase, producing MITMAGMIGVGKTTYTQHMAKMFQAEPLFEEVSENPILDAYYSEPTKYAFSLQIYFLNQRVKSIKRGMKFDRAILDRSIYEDALFTQVNNINGNISDVEWQLYQDLLANMMDDVRIISESTNQSPELLVYLHAPFDLVLEKIKRRGRPYEQVEGRPDLLAYYKQLHTLYDEWYANYDHSAKMSIDVSQFDILTNKDQEIVAKKIQDKWATLQKN from the coding sequence ATGATTACCATGGCAGGCATGATTGGTGTTGGTAAAACTACTTATACCCAACATATGGCAAAAATGTTTCAAGCAGAACCACTTTTTGAAGAGGTATCAGAAAATCCAATTTTGGATGCATACTACAGCGAACCAACGAAATATGCTTTTTCACTGCAAATTTACTTTCTAAACCAACGCGTTAAAAGCATTAAACGCGGGATGAAATTTGACCGTGCAATATTAGATCGGTCAATTTATGAAGATGCTTTATTCACTCAGGTAAATAATATTAACGGCAATATATCAGATGTAGAATGGCAGTTGTACCAAGATTTATTGGCCAATATGATGGACGATGTTCGTATTATTTCTGAATCAACCAACCAATCACCGGAATTACTTGTCTACTTACATGCACCTTTCGATTTAGTCCTTGAGAAAATCAAGCGTCGTGGGCGTCCATACGAACAAGTAGAAGGTCGACCAGATTTACTAGCCTACTATAAGCAACTACACACCCTATATGATGAATGGTACGCAAACTATGACCATTCAGCTAAAATGTCCATTGATGTTAGCCAATTTGACATTTTAACAAATAAGGACCAAGAAATCGTTGCGAAAAAAATTCAAGATAAGTGGGCAACACTCCAGAAAAATTAA
- a CDS encoding branched-chain amino acid aminotransferase translates to MIERMSSMTVDIKWEELGFEYINLPYRWRAYWKDGEWYKSGLETENTIQIEEGAPILHYGQGAFEGLKAFKTKEGDIQIFRPDQNAKRLNASAARLVMPEVPEEDFIHAVKEVVKANAEYVPPYGTGASFYLRPTLIGVGDNIGVHAAKEYIFTVFAMPVGRYFKGGMVPTAFTTSEFDRAAPHGTGAAKVGGNYAGSLQPGIEAKEQGYSDVVYLDPATHTKIEEVGSANFFGIEKDTNKFVTPKSPSILPSITKYSLLWLAEHRLGLEVEEGDVYIDDLDRFSEAGACGTAAVISPVSFITHNDHKHVFYSETEVGPITKKLYDELVGIQNGDVEAPEGWIVKV, encoded by the coding sequence ATGATTGAAAGGATGAGTAGCATGACAGTAGATATCAAATGGGAAGAATTAGGTTTTGAATATATAAACTTACCATACCGTTGGCGTGCCTATTGGAAAGATGGCGAATGGTATAAGAGTGGTTTGGAAACTGAAAATACGATCCAGATTGAAGAAGGGGCACCAATTTTACATTACGGACAGGGTGCTTTTGAAGGATTAAAGGCATTTAAAACAAAAGAAGGCGATATCCAAATCTTTCGTCCTGACCAAAATGCGAAACGTTTAAATGCATCGGCAGCCCGTTTAGTGATGCCTGAAGTACCAGAAGAAGACTTCATTCATGCGGTTAAAGAAGTGGTTAAAGCAAATGCTGAATATGTGCCACCATATGGTACAGGTGCATCATTCTATCTACGACCAACTTTAATTGGCGTAGGGGATAATATTGGTGTGCATGCAGCAAAAGAATATATCTTCACAGTATTTGCCATGCCAGTGGGCCGTTATTTTAAAGGTGGTATGGTTCCAACAGCCTTTACAACATCTGAATTTGACCGTGCGGCACCTCATGGTACAGGAGCAGCAAAGGTTGGTGGAAACTATGCGGGTAGTTTACAGCCAGGAATTGAAGCCAAAGAACAAGGATACTCTGACGTTGTATATTTAGATCCGGCTACACATACAAAAATTGAAGAAGTAGGTTCCGCAAACTTCTTTGGTATTGAAAAAGATACCAATAAATTTGTGACACCTAAGTCACCTTCAATCTTACCGTCAATCACTAAGTACTCATTACTTTGGTTAGCTGAACACCGTTTAGGCTTAGAAGTTGAAGAGGGCGATGTGTATATTGATGACTTAGACCGCTTTAGCGAAGCAGGAGCATGTGGTACAGCGGCTGTTATTTCACCAGTATCATTTATTACCCATAACGACCATAAACATGTATTTTATTCAGAAACTGAAGTAGGCCCAATCACCAAAAAATTGTATGATGAATTAGTGGGTATCCAAAATGGTGACGTTGAAGCACCAGAAGGCTGGATTGTTAAAGTTTAA
- a CDS encoding alpha/beta fold hydrolase, which produces MKNWLVLLVTSVVLTGCGLNYQDEGTDLDALNMDEEVASLDEEPSLFAEDVEANGEEALSQFNAKMADLPTVELRDSGIQESHFLRLNGLDQYVYEVGQGEGLPVAIFLHGGPGFSYTNQADTLVGLSDQVNVLFWDQIGAGKTYEANSNAEPNMDDLQASLTDLVAYTKARYGVDQVGIIGHSWGSALGVSYALDHPDDVAFYVGIGQVVTPVEDEAVALSQTRELATSLGRQDLLDQLSEISTDYPNTENFLTLAYEAAILRSVQRELGFGTADFVQYLPLLLTNQVDKLSAGDREMLDRMLLNQRLYRELLATDIYARDLEFSMPVYLISGENDIQVPRSQSEKMIERVQAPTKEMIIIPDAGHTPMIDQETDFIQTLTTIINRTFSANG; this is translated from the coding sequence ATGAAAAATTGGCTTGTGTTGTTGGTAACCAGTGTTGTACTTACTGGTTGTGGGTTAAATTACCAGGATGAAGGTACAGATTTGGATGCGCTGAATATGGATGAGGAGGTTGCTAGCTTGGATGAAGAGCCCTCCCTTTTCGCGGAAGATGTTGAGGCTAATGGAGAAGAGGCATTGAGTCAATTTAATGCAAAAATGGCTGATTTGCCTACAGTTGAGCTAAGAGATTCTGGCATTCAAGAGAGTCATTTTCTGCGTTTGAATGGCCTAGACCAGTATGTGTATGAGGTAGGTCAGGGTGAAGGCTTACCGGTGGCGATTTTCCTCCATGGGGGACCTGGCTTTTCTTATACAAACCAAGCAGACACTTTGGTTGGTTTATCTGATCAGGTGAATGTACTTTTTTGGGATCAGATTGGTGCGGGTAAAACTTATGAAGCGAATTCAAATGCAGAACCCAATATGGACGATTTACAGGCTTCTTTAACAGATTTAGTTGCATATACCAAGGCCCGTTATGGGGTTGATCAAGTGGGCATTATTGGTCATTCATGGGGGTCGGCGTTAGGGGTCTCTTATGCGCTTGACCATCCGGATGATGTGGCTTTTTATGTGGGTATTGGGCAAGTTGTCACACCAGTTGAGGATGAGGCAGTGGCTTTAAGTCAGACGCGAGAATTGGCGACAAGTTTAGGGCGTCAAGATTTACTTGATCAATTAAGTGAGATTTCAACTGATTATCCTAACACGGAAAATTTTTTGACTTTAGCTTATGAGGCGGCGATTTTACGGTCAGTTCAGCGTGAATTAGGGTTTGGAACAGCTGATTTTGTCCAATATTTACCTTTATTGTTAACCAATCAGGTGGATAAATTATCGGCAGGTGACCGGGAAATGCTTGACCGTATGTTACTCAACCAGCGCTTGTATCGAGAGTTATTAGCGACAGACATATATGCAAGGGACCTCGAATTCAGTATGCCTGTTTACCTGATTTCTGGGGAAAATGATATCCAAGTACCAAGAAGTCAGTCAGAAAAAATGATTGAAAGGGTTCAAGCACCGACAAAAGAAATGATCATTATACCGGATGCTGGGCATACCCCAATGATTGATCAGGAAACTGATTTTATACAAACGCTAACAACCATTATAAACCGTACATTTTCGGCAAATGGATGA
- the thiW gene encoding energy coupling factor transporter S component ThiW: protein MTNNKVQKMTILAMMIAMDVVLSPLFRVEGIAPMSSVMNVIAAVLMGPIYGTVMALACGILRMILFGIPPLALTGAVFGAFLAGVGYKWMNTYLGAIIGEFIGTGLIGSLLSYPIMVWFTGSAQGMYWFVYTPRFILGALSGSLIAYLVLVRIDKVPYIQRVKKTFG from the coding sequence TTGACAAATAATAAAGTACAAAAAATGACGATCTTAGCCATGATGATAGCCATGGATGTTGTCCTTTCACCACTATTTCGGGTGGAAGGGATTGCCCCAATGTCTAGTGTCATGAATGTGATTGCTGCTGTGTTGATGGGTCCCATATATGGGACAGTGATGGCACTCGCATGTGGGATTCTCCGGATGATCTTGTTTGGGATTCCGCCGCTAGCACTTACTGGTGCCGTATTTGGGGCCTTTCTGGCTGGTGTGGGTTATAAATGGATGAATACATATCTTGGTGCTATAATAGGCGAATTTATTGGAACAGGCTTGATTGGGTCCTTACTCTCTTACCCAATCATGGTCTGGTTTACAGGGTCTGCCCAAGGTATGTATTGGTTTGTCTATACACCGCGGTTTATCTTAGGGGCACTATCAGGGTCATTAATTGCCTACCTAGTCTTGGTCAGAATAGACAAAGTGCCTTATATTCAACGGGTCAAGAAAACATTTGGCTAA
- a CDS encoding energy-coupling factor transporter transmembrane component T family protein has protein sequence MEEKKTAIPAILALVFLFTIEISFTYSVWLNIYVLLMVVTYLAVRKRFGVLVFLLALPFIPAITTFWSVYIQGSGLDDAWVLFTRTYAFAALGIGFMVAVDLQDCLLIFEQYKVPAIFIYGLLVVIHAVPEIQREIKSMHDASLLRGKKLYPWSPLYYVKVIFLALNWRDRYAEAMYSRGFSEDHPRHQYRHWKMSTPAIVLCMSLIVVGNMIMRLENMI, from the coding sequence ATGGAAGAGAAGAAAACAGCAATTCCAGCTATTCTGGCCTTGGTATTCTTGTTCACGATTGAAATATCTTTTACCTATTCGGTTTGGCTGAATATTTATGTCTTATTGATGGTTGTGACCTACTTAGCTGTTAGAAAACGGTTTGGCGTACTGGTATTTTTGTTAGCCCTACCTTTTATTCCTGCCATCACCACTTTTTGGTCGGTCTATATCCAAGGAAGTGGCTTAGATGACGCTTGGGTATTATTCACTAGAACCTATGCCTTTGCGGCTTTAGGAATAGGATTTATGGTTGCCGTTGATTTACAAGACTGCTTACTAATTTTTGAACAGTATAAAGTGCCGGCTATTTTTATCTATGGATTGTTGGTTGTGATACATGCTGTGCCTGAAATTCAAAGGGAAATCAAGAGTATGCATGATGCCAGTTTATTAAGGGGGAAGAAATTATATCCATGGTCACCTCTCTATTATGTGAAAGTGATCTTTCTAGCCCTCAATTGGCGGGATCGGTACGCAGAAGCCATGTATTCTAGAGGTTTCTCTGAAGACCACCCTCGCCACCAGTACCGTCATTGGAAAATGTCTACACCAGCTATTGTTTTATGCATGAGTTTAATTGTCGTCGGCAATATGATTATGAGATTGGAGAATATGATTTAA
- a CDS encoding LrgB family protein: protein MNSLFDLFPSFGLFLTLGVYMIAMWINKKLKTPIANPLLIAVILIIAILVIGKVNVPVYQESASFVSYLLTPATISLAIPVYKQRHILKENFWTIIITVVAAMITAVVSVLIVAVIFNMDEEILRSVLSKSVTTAIAIDITEIIGGITPIIVGSVVLTGIFGVVVNEWIFKLLKIDSYFARGLAMGTSSHAMGTAESMKINELQGAMSSIAMVISGIVIAILVPIVAGFL from the coding sequence ATGAATAGTTTATTTGATTTGTTCCCCTCATTTGGTTTATTTCTAACCTTAGGCGTATACATGATTGCCATGTGGATAAACAAGAAATTAAAAACACCTATTGCCAATCCGTTGTTAATTGCAGTTATTTTAATTATTGCGATCTTAGTTATTGGCAAGGTAAATGTGCCTGTTTACCAAGAAAGCGCGAGTTTTGTGTCGTATTTGTTAACACCAGCAACTATTTCTTTAGCTATTCCTGTATATAAACAACGGCACATTTTAAAAGAAAACTTCTGGACAATTATTATTACAGTTGTGGCAGCTATGATTACAGCCGTTGTGAGTGTCTTGATTGTCGCTGTTATCTTTAATATGGATGAAGAAATTTTACGTTCGGTGCTATCTAAATCAGTAACAACTGCCATCGCGATTGATATTACCGAAATAATTGGTGGTATTACACCAATTATTGTTGGTTCAGTTGTTTTGACAGGTATCTTTGGTGTTGTGGTGAACGAATGGATTTTCAAACTTCTAAAAATTGATTCATATTTTGCGCGTGGTTTAGCTATGGGGACTTCAAGTCACGCCATGGGTACAGCAGAATCAATGAAAATTAATGAACTTCAAGGCGCGATGTCTAGTATCGCCATGGTAATATCTGGTATTGTGATTGCTATTTTAGTACCAATCGTTGCAGGTTTCCTATAA
- a CDS encoding ECF transporter S component: protein MEKFKWALPDVIFLAFLAFLFGAVFMGAGVLYAVLVSLLTPFGLTPFANEILFGMWTIAAPVAGMLIPKVGSALLGEVFAALAEMLYGSYFGAGVLLSGLIQGLGTEAGFFVTKYERYDTTTLVYGAIGTTVFSFAFEFFKFGYATYGLGFVVALFLVRLISVTFFGVFLTKQIVSLFNRVQAKGLAQ, encoded by the coding sequence ATGGAAAAATTTAAATGGGCCTTGCCCGACGTCATCTTTTTAGCATTTTTAGCTTTCTTATTTGGCGCTGTATTTATGGGAGCAGGTGTCCTGTATGCCGTTTTAGTGTCCCTATTAACACCGTTTGGTTTAACACCATTTGCCAATGAAATCTTATTTGGTATGTGGACGATTGCAGCGCCAGTGGCGGGTATGTTGATCCCGAAAGTGGGTAGTGCCTTGTTAGGTGAGGTTTTTGCCGCCCTTGCCGAGATGCTATATGGGTCATATTTTGGGGCTGGCGTTTTACTTTCTGGCTTAATTCAAGGACTGGGTACTGAAGCGGGCTTCTTTGTTACCAAATACGAACGCTATGATACGACGACTTTAGTTTATGGTGCCATTGGGACAACGGTATTTAGTTTTGCCTTTGAATTCTTCAAATTTGGCTACGCGACTTATGGCCTTGGCTTTGTCGTGGCTTTATTCTTAGTTCGTCTGATTTCAGTGACATTTTTCGGTGTCTTTTTAACTAAACAAATCGTTAGCCTATTCAACAGGGTCCAAGCCAAAGGACTTGCCCAATGA
- a CDS encoding type 1 glutamine amidotransferase domain-containing protein, whose amino-acid sequence MAKIATVLANLFEDSEYIQPKKALESAGHDVVTIGIKAGETVQGKTDGTEVTIEKAIDEVKAEEYDALFIPGGYSPDELRADERMLDFVRHFDNDNKWIFTICHGPQLLVNAETLKGKDITAVKQVAIDVKNAGANFYDKEVVIDEAGKLISSRTPEDLPAFNQAIVDALK is encoded by the coding sequence ATGGCAAAAATTGCAACTGTATTAGCAAACTTATTTGAAGACTCTGAATATATTCAACCAAAGAAAGCCTTAGAATCAGCAGGACATGATGTAGTAACTATTGGTATTAAGGCTGGCGAAACTGTTCAAGGTAAAACAGATGGAACAGAAGTAACCATTGAAAAAGCTATTGATGAAGTGAAAGCTGAAGAATATGATGCACTGTTCATTCCAGGTGGTTACTCTCCTGATGAATTGCGCGCAGATGAGCGTATGTTAGACTTTGTGCGTCATTTCGATAATGATAACAAATGGATCTTCACCATCTGTCATGGTCCTCAATTATTGGTCAATGCCGAAACCTTAAAAGGTAAAGACATTACCGCAGTCAAACAAGTGGCAATTGATGTAAAAAATGCTGGTGCAAATTTCTATGACAAAGAAGTTGTAATCGATGAAGCTGGTAAATTAATTTCAAGCCGTACGCCTGAAGACTTACCTGCATTTAATCAAGCAATTGTCGATGCATTGAAATAA
- a CDS encoding threonine/serine ThrE exporter family protein has product MVDLNKKILETALLAGQIMTESNAESYRVEDTMNRILTTSNAAYAVAISLSTGLYMTLDDPSFEGSGFTGIKRITRRSNNLNKITQVNHISRELTSGNISIDEAHERLQVIRFQKPQYSKLQVSIGVVGLAAAFSFLFGGGINELILSSINGLILALLYRLVDKYYISEGFSNIIQALVVTVAAYLMQAYILSNTDINIVIISTLMPMVPGTAITNSLRDIFHEDYIAGVSRATEAFLNALMIALGAALGLALIGGLY; this is encoded by the coding sequence ATGGTAGATTTAAATAAGAAAATTTTAGAAACGGCCCTGTTAGCCGGGCAAATAATGACAGAGAGTAATGCAGAGTCATACCGTGTTGAAGATACGATGAACCGTATTTTAACAACATCAAATGCAGCATATGCAGTGGCAATCTCTCTTTCAACAGGTCTTTATATGACCCTTGATGACCCATCTTTTGAAGGTTCTGGGTTTACTGGTATTAAGAGAATTACGCGCCGTTCTAACAATTTAAATAAAATTACCCAAGTGAATCATATTTCACGTGAATTGACTTCAGGTAATATTTCAATTGACGAAGCTCATGAGCGGTTACAGGTTATTCGGTTCCAGAAGCCCCAATATTCAAAATTACAAGTATCAATCGGTGTAGTGGGTTTAGCTGCAGCTTTCTCTTTCCTTTTTGGGGGAGGTATTAACGAGTTGATCTTGTCTTCAATTAATGGTTTAATTTTGGCCTTATTATACCGTCTAGTGGATAAATACTATATTAGTGAAGGTTTTTCAAATATTATTCAAGCGCTTGTTGTAACAGTGGCTGCTTATTTAATGCAAGCCTATATATTATCGAATACAGATATCAATATTGTCATTATCTCTACATTGATGCCAATGGTTCCAGGAACGGCCATAACGAACTCCTTACGTGATATTTTTCATGAAGACTACATTGCAGGCGTTTCTAGAGCAACAGAAGCCTTCTTGAACGCCTTAATGATTGCCTTAGGCGCAGCACTGGGCCTTGCCTTGATTGGAGGTTTATATTAA
- a CDS encoding threonine/serine exporter family protein, translated as MTIMDIILQLIGAYGVGLFAILTIEGPRKVLFWTPLINIAGWGSYLISLHFGGFSEIMATYFGSLVIALISQMYARIFREPVTVFFIPAFFLFVPGGGMYRTALAFIQGNMAQGYTELGSTLFTALAIALAVYTSDTFVQIINKQKFPKFIRKNYRVIPKVAKKTEKKIEKNLK; from the coding sequence ATGACGATAATGGATATTATTTTACAATTAATAGGTGCTTATGGGGTAGGTTTGTTTGCAATTTTAACGATTGAAGGGCCACGAAAAGTGCTATTTTGGACACCACTCATTAATATTGCTGGTTGGGGTAGTTACCTGATAAGTTTACACTTTGGTGGTTTTTCAGAAATAATGGCTACTTATTTTGGTTCCTTGGTTATTGCGTTAATTTCCCAGATGTATGCGCGTATTTTTCGAGAACCGGTAACAGTTTTCTTTATTCCAGCCTTTTTCCTCTTTGTACCAGGAGGTGGCATGTACCGGACGGCATTAGCCTTTATTCAAGGGAATATGGCCCAAGGCTATACTGAACTAGGAAGTACACTGTTTACTGCCTTGGCTATTGCGCTTGCAGTTTATACATCTGATACGTTTGTGCAAATTATTAATAAACAAAAATTCCCAAAATTTATCCGAAAAAACTACCGTGTGATACCTAAAGTAGCGAAGAAAACTGAAAAGAAAATTGAGAAAAATCTTAAGTAG
- a CDS encoding CidA/LrgA family protein, with the protein MKYFKQAFIIIVITLISEVLSHILPLPLSASIYGMVILFICLMTGVIKLEQVENVGEWLIAVMPAMFVVPGAGFITSWASLQPHLLSWSVIISVTTILVMAVAGLIAQSLQKRQIAKNGGENNE; encoded by the coding sequence GTGAAGTATTTTAAGCAAGCCTTTATTATTATTGTGATTACTTTAATCTCTGAAGTATTATCACACATATTACCTTTACCCTTGTCAGCCTCAATTTACGGCATGGTTATATTATTTATCTGCTTAATGACTGGTGTGATTAAGCTGGAACAAGTTGAAAATGTAGGTGAATGGTTAATTGCCGTGATGCCTGCTATGTTTGTAGTGCCAGGTGCTGGTTTTATTACCTCTTGGGCAAGTTTACAGCCGCATTTATTATCTTGGTCTGTGATTATTTCGGTGACAACTATCCTTGTGATGGCCGTTGCTGGTCTTATAGCGCAATCGTTGCAAAAACGTCAGATTGCTAAGAATGGAGGAGAAAATAATGAATAG
- the tenA gene encoding thiaminase II — protein sequence MEKTFTEIARSQTRPFWEGSFKHPFILQLQDGTLPIENFRYYLIQDAYYLRHFSALYEKVAEITEEPALKTQMLENAGHLAEGELAIRANFFEELAVTDDELKGTGVAPTAYHYVSHMYRQLVENNDAIAAASLLPCSWLYFEIGQRLRQLNVTSPVPIYQRWIETYGGEEASEAIEKECALLNRLYAESSQEDQDSMVSAFVVSARMEFNFWEMAFNFETWPEGIQHVDK from the coding sequence ATGGAAAAGACTTTTACAGAAATCGCCCGTAGTCAAACGAGACCCTTTTGGGAGGGGAGTTTCAAACATCCTTTTATTTTGCAGTTACAAGATGGGACGTTACCTATTGAAAACTTCCGTTACTATTTGATCCAAGATGCTTATTATTTGCGTCACTTTTCAGCGCTGTATGAGAAAGTCGCGGAAATTACTGAAGAGCCTGCATTAAAGACGCAGATGCTTGAAAATGCCGGCCATTTAGCGGAAGGTGAATTAGCGATTCGTGCCAACTTTTTTGAAGAATTGGCGGTAACGGATGACGAATTAAAAGGAACCGGCGTTGCGCCAACTGCTTACCACTATGTGTCACATATGTACCGGCAGTTAGTGGAAAATAATGATGCGATTGCGGCGGCTAGTTTATTGCCATGTTCTTGGCTGTATTTTGAAATTGGTCAACGGTTAAGACAATTAAATGTGACGTCACCTGTCCCAATCTACCAAAGATGGATTGAGACATACGGCGGGGAAGAAGCAAGTGAGGCTATCGAAAAGGAATGTGCCCTATTGAACCGTCTGTACGCTGAGTCTAGTCAGGAAGACCAGGATAGTATGGTTTCCGCATTTGTCGTAAGTGCTAGAATGGAATTTAATTTCTGGGAAATGGCTTTTAATTTTGAAACTTGGCCGGAGGGTATCCAACATGTTGACAAATAA